In a single window of the Streptomyces sp. 846.5 genome:
- a CDS encoding LLM class F420-dependent oxidoreductase: MELGVFGLNAKATLGPAETARLARRAEELGYRSWWVGEHVVLPSPRVADSPMAPTDPILDPLVHLAYVAALTERMDLGTGILILPQRNPVVLAKQVASLDVLSGGRVLLGVAPGYLEPEMAAVGVRLSERGGRTDEYLDAMRQLWTEPEPAYHGRYVNFEGVDAHPRPVRPDGPRIVIGGHSPAAYRRAVLKGHGWIGGGSSPEDLVTHLDELRKAADEVSRPAQLGRLEINFMQMDPVEVDADSARRYAELGVDRLLVYPLPLEDPDEVDAFLEKHADLPR, translated from the coding sequence ATGGAACTGGGTGTGTTCGGACTGAATGCCAAGGCGACACTGGGGCCGGCCGAGACGGCTCGGTTGGCCCGGCGGGCTGAGGAGTTGGGGTACCGCTCCTGGTGGGTGGGGGAGCATGTGGTGCTGCCCAGCCCGCGGGTGGCCGACTCGCCGATGGCGCCCACCGATCCGATTCTCGACCCGCTGGTGCATCTGGCCTATGTGGCCGCGCTGACGGAGCGGATGGACTTGGGCACCGGGATTCTCATCCTGCCGCAGCGCAATCCGGTGGTGCTGGCCAAGCAGGTCGCCAGTCTGGACGTGCTGTCCGGGGGCCGGGTTCTTCTCGGCGTCGCGCCGGGCTACCTCGAACCGGAAATGGCCGCGGTGGGCGTGCGGCTCTCCGAGCGTGGCGGCCGCACCGACGAGTATCTGGACGCGATGCGGCAGTTGTGGACCGAGCCGGAACCGGCATACCACGGCCGGTATGTGAACTTTGAAGGCGTGGACGCGCATCCGCGCCCGGTGCGGCCGGACGGCCCGCGGATCGTGATCGGCGGGCACAGTCCGGCCGCGTACCGGCGGGCGGTCCTCAAGGGGCATGGCTGGATCGGCGGCGGCAGCTCCCCGGAGGACCTGGTCACCCACCTCGACGAGCTGCGCAAGGCCGCGGACGAGGTGTCCCGGCCGGCGCAACTGGGCCGGTTGGAGATCAACTTCATGCAGATGGATCCGGTCGAGGTGGACGCGGACAGCGCGCGTCGTTACGCGGAACTCGGCGTGGATCGGCTGCTGGTCTACCCGCTGCCGCTGGAGGACCCGGACGAGGTGGACGCGTTCCTGGAGAAGCACGCCGACCTCCCCCGCTGA
- a CDS encoding VOC family protein, with protein sequence MPATGPDFISLQARDLDASQAFYEQYLGLVRSQAGPPHAVVFETRPIAFALREVVPGTDLGSVAQPGIGAAIWLHATDVQAIHDSLVADGHTIVSAPIDGPFGRTFTFADPDGYQVTLHDRA encoded by the coding sequence ATGCCCGCCACCGGCCCCGACTTCATCTCCCTCCAGGCGCGCGACCTCGACGCCTCGCAGGCGTTCTACGAGCAGTACCTCGGCCTCGTCCGCTCGCAGGCCGGACCTCCGCACGCCGTCGTCTTCGAGACCAGGCCGATCGCGTTCGCACTCCGCGAGGTCGTTCCCGGCACCGATCTCGGATCCGTCGCCCAGCCCGGCATCGGTGCCGCGATCTGGCTCCACGCCACCGACGTCCAGGCCATCCACGATTCACTCGTCGCCGACGGTCACACCATCGTCTCCGCACCGATCGACGGCCCCTTCGGCCGGACCTTCACCTTCGCCGACCCCGACGGCTACCAGGTCACGCTCCACGACCGCGCCTGA
- a CDS encoding MarR family transcriptional regulator translates to MSQKGVGIDLDKSLGYLLKEASSALRAAMEEVLRPLGMTVTHYSCLELLAQRPGLSNSELARGAFVTRQSMNVLLQTLERDGYVTRPAEAPVGKVLPARLTPRGRRSLEKASAAVRSVEVRMLAGMTETEQSGAFRILQSMIHSLRDPDMTVRQPPGTPGVPVKS, encoded by the coding sequence ATGAGTCAAAAGGGTGTCGGCATCGACCTGGACAAATCACTGGGCTACCTGCTGAAGGAGGCTTCGAGCGCCCTGCGCGCAGCCATGGAGGAGGTGCTGCGACCGCTCGGGATGACCGTGACGCACTACTCCTGCCTGGAACTGCTGGCTCAACGGCCGGGCTTGTCGAACTCCGAGCTCGCGCGTGGCGCGTTCGTGACCCGGCAGTCGATGAATGTGCTGCTCCAGACCCTGGAACGAGACGGCTACGTGACCAGGCCTGCGGAGGCGCCCGTCGGGAAGGTCCTCCCCGCGCGGCTCACGCCTCGCGGCCGACGGAGCCTGGAGAAGGCGAGCGCAGCGGTCCGCTCCGTCGAGGTCAGAATGCTGGCCGGCATGACCGAGACCGAGCAGTCAGGCGCGTTCCGGATCCTGCAGAGCATGATTCATTCCCTGCGCGACCCCGACATGACGGTCCGCCAGCCTCCGGGCACACCGGGTGTGCCGGTGAAGTCGTAG
- a CDS encoding NRDE family protein codes for MCTAVISFDPAASIPVLLAGVRDEFHDRKSLPPGHHWPDRPELVGGQDLLAGGTWLAVDPGVPRAGCVLNGFGRPAPEDGRLSRGDLPLRFAAHGGLGELDPARYDPFHLICATLDEVRLLSWDGEAFADRELEPGLHMVTNLGLAGSTEPSAGPGPDRDAIRARIAHFLPRLAAARRPSPQSGPTAAAWGDWLPLIDGDGLDPRDPRALVVRQEVGGRIAGTVSTTLVALGRDTVRYDFTGTPGVPGGWRTVMSGSRRE; via the coding sequence ATGTGCACTGCGGTGATCAGCTTTGACCCGGCCGCCTCGATCCCGGTCCTCCTGGCGGGTGTCCGCGACGAGTTCCACGACCGGAAGTCGCTTCCCCCAGGACACCACTGGCCGGACCGGCCGGAGCTCGTCGGCGGGCAGGACCTGCTGGCGGGCGGAACCTGGCTGGCCGTCGACCCGGGTGTGCCCCGGGCCGGCTGCGTGCTCAACGGCTTCGGGCGACCCGCACCGGAGGACGGGCGCCTCTCGCGCGGTGACCTCCCGTTGCGGTTCGCGGCGCACGGCGGGCTCGGTGAACTCGACCCGGCCCGCTACGACCCGTTCCATCTCATCTGCGCGACCCTCGACGAGGTGCGGCTCCTCAGCTGGGACGGCGAGGCGTTCGCCGACCGTGAGCTGGAACCCGGCCTGCACATGGTCACCAACCTCGGCCTGGCAGGCAGCACGGAGCCGTCGGCGGGGCCGGGCCCCGACCGGGACGCCATCCGAGCGAGGATCGCCCACTTCCTCCCGCGCCTGGCCGCAGCCCGCCGCCCGTCGCCGCAATCCGGCCCGACCGCGGCTGCCTGGGGCGACTGGCTCCCCCTGATCGACGGCGACGGCTTGGATCCCCGCGACCCGCGCGCCCTCGTCGTCCGCCAGGAAGTCGGCGGCCGCATCGCGGGGACAGTCTCCACCACGCTGGTCGCCCTGGGCCGTGACACCGTGCGCTACGACTTCACCGGCACACCCGGTGTGCCCGGAGGCTGGCGGACCGTCATGTCGGGGTCGCGCAGGGAATGA
- a CDS encoding APC family permease, translated as MSESQDVSEAQAEERRLRRDLGLWGLTAIGFSNIIGSGWLFAAMYAAQTAGPASILAWLAAGVLCMLVALVMVELGVSRPEGGGTVRWPLFASGRLVGTLIGWSTLLSVGGTAAEISAIMRYADHYLPWLYHGGSLTGRGLAVALGLSIVLTALNWFGVKLFARFNNLVSVFKVVVPVLTVIALFASGFHSGRMTAAAHGGFAPYGYPAVLSALASGGIVYSLNGFQAPLDFSGEARNPRRTMPGSVLGGIALALVLYLALQFAFLFTVPERLLGHGWSGVSFDSPFGQLALVLNLQWVSSLLYVDAVVSPGGSAYVGVAIDARHTYALAKNGTLPRYFMRVSGNHGIPHRALLLNLAVIVVFLLPFSGWQQIVSVMGDMYLLIYAASAVAVAVFRGRPDGRLRGWVPGLAWIAPISFVVASEFVYWSGWHDLRLALPMVLIGLLLFLLLRPEDTAGQSLGSELLSGAWLVVYLLVLTLLSWLGSFKGSGHLAAPYDSITVALVSAAVFAWAVRAGRSLPSR; from the coding sequence GTGTCGGAGAGTCAGGACGTATCGGAGGCGCAGGCCGAGGAGCGCAGGCTTCGGCGGGATCTGGGTCTCTGGGGCCTGACCGCGATCGGGTTCTCCAACATCATCGGCTCGGGGTGGCTGTTCGCCGCGATGTACGCGGCGCAGACCGCCGGGCCGGCGTCGATCCTGGCCTGGCTCGCGGCCGGGGTGCTGTGCATGCTGGTCGCGCTGGTGATGGTGGAGCTCGGGGTGTCCCGGCCCGAGGGCGGCGGCACGGTGCGCTGGCCACTGTTCGCCAGCGGACGGCTGGTGGGGACGCTGATCGGATGGTCCACGCTGCTGTCCGTGGGCGGGACCGCCGCCGAGATCAGCGCGATCATGCGCTACGCCGACCACTACCTGCCCTGGCTCTACCACGGCGGCAGCCTCACCGGTCGGGGTCTGGCCGTGGCGCTGGGGCTGAGCATCGTGCTCACCGCGCTCAACTGGTTCGGGGTCAAGCTCTTCGCCCGGTTCAACAACCTGGTGTCGGTCTTCAAGGTCGTCGTCCCGGTGCTCACCGTGATCGCGCTCTTCGCCTCCGGCTTCCACTCCGGCCGGATGACCGCCGCGGCCCACGGCGGTTTCGCACCCTACGGCTACCCGGCGGTGCTCAGCGCGCTGGCCAGTGGCGGCATCGTCTACTCGCTCAACGGCTTCCAGGCTCCGCTGGACTTCTCCGGCGAGGCCCGCAACCCCCGCCGCACCATGCCCGGCTCCGTGCTGGGAGGCATCGCACTGGCCCTGGTGCTCTACCTGGCGCTGCAGTTCGCCTTCCTGTTCACCGTCCCCGAGCGGCTGCTCGGGCACGGCTGGTCGGGGGTGAGCTTCGACTCACCGTTCGGCCAGCTCGCGCTGGTGCTCAATCTGCAGTGGGTGTCCAGCCTGCTCTATGTGGACGCGGTGGTCTCGCCCGGCGGCTCGGCCTACGTCGGGGTCGCCATCGACGCCCGGCACACCTACGCGCTGGCCAAGAACGGCACCCTGCCGCGGTACTTCATGCGGGTGAGCGGGAACCACGGCATCCCGCACCGGGCGCTGCTGCTCAACCTGGCGGTGATCGTCGTCTTCCTGCTGCCGTTCAGCGGCTGGCAGCAGATCGTCAGCGTGATGGGAGACATGTATCTGCTCATCTACGCCGCCTCCGCAGTGGCGGTCGCCGTCTTCCGCGGCCGACCTGACGGTCGGCTCCGCGGCTGGGTGCCGGGGCTGGCCTGGATCGCGCCGATCAGCTTCGTGGTGGCCAGCGAGTTCGTGTACTGGTCCGGCTGGCACGATCTGCGCCTTGCGCTGCCGATGGTGCTGATCGGACTGCTGCTCTTCCTCCTGCTGCGGCCGGAGGACACCGCGGGGCAGTCACTCGGCAGTGAACTCCTCAGCGGTGCCTGGCTGGTGGTGTACCTGTTGGTGCTGACGCTGCTGTCCTGGCTGGGCTCGTTCAAGGGCTCCGGCCACCTCGCCGCGCCCTATGACTCGATCACCGTCGCCCTGGTGTCGGCGGCGGTCTTCGCCTGGGCGGTGCGGGCCGGCCGGAGCCTCCCCTCGCGCTGA
- the argG gene encoding argininosuccinate synthase, which yields MSKVLTSLPIGERVGIAFSGGLDTSVAVAWMRDKGAVPCSYTADIGQYDEPDIDSVPDRAKSYGAEIARVVDCRAALVEEGLAALSCGAFHIRSGGRAYFNTTPLGRAVTGTLLVRAMLGDDVQIWGDGSTFKGNDIERFYRYGLLANPQLRIYKPWLDADFVTELGGRKEMSEWLLAHDLPYRDSTEKAYSTDANIWGATHEAKTLEQLDTGVETVEPIMGVRFWDPSVEIAAEDVAIGFEQGRPVTINGEAFASPVDLVMAANAIGGRHGLGMSDQIENRIIEAKSRGIYEAPGMALLHAAYERLVNAIHNEDTVAQYHNEGRRLGRLMYEGRWLDPQALMVRESLQRWVGMAVTGEVTLRLRRGEDYSILDTTGPAFSYHPDKLSMERTEDAAFGPVDRIGQLTMRNLDIADSRAKLEQYAGLGLIGSANPAVGAAQAAATGLIGSMAEGGAEAIAHGGEVSGDDEALNRAAMESGTD from the coding sequence ATGTCTAAGGTCCTCACTTCCCTTCCCATCGGCGAGCGCGTCGGCATCGCCTTCTCCGGTGGCCTCGACACCTCGGTCGCGGTCGCGTGGATGCGCGACAAGGGCGCCGTCCCGTGCAGCTACACCGCCGACATCGGCCAGTACGACGAGCCCGACATCGACTCGGTGCCCGACCGTGCGAAGTCCTACGGCGCCGAGATCGCACGCGTGGTGGACTGCCGCGCGGCGCTGGTCGAGGAGGGCCTGGCCGCCCTCAGCTGCGGGGCGTTCCACATCCGCTCGGGCGGGCGTGCCTACTTCAACACCACCCCGCTCGGCCGCGCCGTCACCGGCACCCTGCTGGTCCGGGCGATGCTCGGCGACGACGTGCAGATCTGGGGTGACGGCTCGACCTTCAAGGGCAACGACATCGAGCGGTTCTACCGCTACGGCCTGCTCGCCAATCCGCAGCTGCGGATCTACAAGCCCTGGCTGGACGCCGACTTCGTGACCGAGCTCGGCGGTCGCAAGGAGATGTCGGAGTGGCTGCTGGCCCACGACCTCCCCTACCGCGACAGCACCGAGAAGGCGTACTCCACCGACGCCAACATCTGGGGCGCCACCCACGAGGCGAAGACCCTGGAGCAGCTGGACACCGGGGTGGAGACGGTGGAGCCGATCATGGGCGTCCGGTTCTGGGACCCCTCGGTCGAGATCGCCGCCGAGGACGTGGCGATCGGCTTCGAGCAGGGCCGCCCGGTGACCATCAACGGCGAGGCGTTCGCCTCCCCGGTCGACCTGGTGATGGCGGCCAACGCGATCGGCGGCCGGCACGGCCTGGGCATGTCCGACCAGATCGAGAACCGGATCATCGAGGCCAAGAGCCGCGGCATCTACGAGGCGCCCGGCATGGCCCTGCTGCACGCGGCCTACGAGCGCCTGGTCAACGCGATCCACAACGAGGACACCGTCGCCCAGTACCACAACGAGGGACGGCGTCTCGGCCGGCTGATGTACGAGGGCCGCTGGCTGGACCCGCAGGCCCTGATGGTGCGTGAGTCGCTGCAGCGCTGGGTCGGCATGGCGGTCACCGGCGAGGTCACGCTGCGGCTGCGGCGCGGCGAGGACTACTCGATCCTGGACACCACCGGACCGGCGTTCAGCTACCACCCGGACAAGCTGTCCATGGAGCGCACCGAGGACGCGGCGTTCGGTCCGGTGGACCGGATCGGCCAGCTCACCATGCGCAACCTCGACATCGCCGACTCGCGCGCCAAGCTGGAGCAGTACGCCGGGCTCGGCCTGATCGGCTCCGCCAACCCGGCCGTCGGCGCCGCCCAGGCGGCCGCGACCGGCCTGATCGGCAGTATGGCGGAGGGCGGCGCCGAGGCCATCGCCCACGGCGGCGAGGTCTCCGGTGACGACGAGGCGCTGAACCGCGCCGCGATGGAGTCCGGCACGGACTGA
- a CDS encoding acetamidase/formamidase family protein gives MHVARTRTHTAWDRSLPPVAELTPGQELVVETAEASGGQLDAGSDPQDLLGLDFGRLNPVTGPFAIASARPGDAVVVDILDMSVGSWGWTACIPGFGLLADDFTEPHLRISKITEGSVELIPGLEIPLAPMLGTVGVAPPEPGPHGMIPPRRWGGNMDIRHLGPGARLILPVGVDGALLSLGDAHAAMGDGEVAGTGIETDSTVRIRVDLLRDAAPPTPVVETDARSHRTGRALATTGIGPDLMQASRDAVRALLDQIVARSGLSPEDAYLLASVTADLKISEIVDAPNWVVTAHLPLAVLD, from the coding sequence ATGCACGTCGCGCGCACCCGCACCCACACCGCCTGGGACCGAAGCCTGCCCCCGGTGGCGGAACTGACGCCGGGACAGGAACTCGTCGTGGAGACCGCGGAGGCCAGCGGCGGTCAGCTCGACGCCGGCTCCGATCCGCAGGACCTGCTGGGTCTCGACTTCGGCCGGCTCAACCCGGTCACCGGACCCTTCGCCATCGCCTCGGCCCGGCCCGGCGACGCCGTGGTCGTGGACATCCTGGACATGAGCGTCGGCAGTTGGGGCTGGACCGCCTGCATTCCGGGATTCGGGCTGCTGGCGGACGACTTCACCGAGCCGCATCTGCGGATCTCCAAGATCACCGAAGGGTCCGTCGAGCTGATCCCCGGCCTGGAGATCCCGCTCGCGCCGATGCTCGGCACCGTCGGGGTCGCACCGCCGGAGCCGGGCCCGCACGGCATGATCCCGCCGCGGCGCTGGGGCGGGAACATGGACATCCGCCACCTCGGCCCCGGCGCCCGACTGATCCTCCCGGTCGGCGTGGACGGTGCGCTGCTCTCGCTGGGCGACGCCCATGCCGCGATGGGCGACGGCGAGGTCGCCGGAACCGGCATCGAGACGGACTCCACGGTGCGGATCCGGGTCGACCTGCTCCGCGACGCCGCCCCGCCCACGCCCGTCGTCGAGACCGACGCCCGCAGCCACCGCACCGGCCGGGCCCTGGCGACCACCGGCATCGGACCGGACCTGATGCAGGCCTCCCGGGACGCCGTCCGTGCCCTGCTCGACCAGATCGTCGCCCGCAGCGGCCTCTCCCCGGAGGACGCCTACCTGCTGGCCAGCGTCACCGCCGACCTCAAGATCTCCGAGATCGTCGACGCCCCGAACTGGGTGGTCACCGCCCACCTGCCGCTCGCCGTGCTCGACTGA
- a CDS encoding choice-of-anchor D domain-containing protein — protein sequence MAKERRAAYLVRLLTFCLVIAGGALAPVQVSADETTMSQDTLRTGWDQAEPGLTPAQVTSSQFGLQFSTAVDGQVYAQPLVVGGTVVAATENARVYGIDATTGSVHWSKSLGTPWAASNIGCGDLVPNFGVTSTPVYDPATKAVYLTSKVNSPDGSHPGYFLHALNPTTGAERSGWPVRIQGAPTNDPSRPFDAFHQLQRPGLLLLGGKIYAGFGSHCDIGPYRGFVASVDTASRAEKLWVDENSSTNGMGGIWQGGGGLVSDGPGRILLATGNGTGPPAGPGNRPPGQLSESVVRLGVNSDGSMHAQDFFSPANGPSLDQNDTDLGSGGPLALPAVPFGASTAHPHLLVEVGKDGRVFLLDRDRLGGRKQGPGGTDAILGVTGPFQGVWGHPAAYGGSGGLVYYTGSRGPLRALAFGLDSSGNPKLHPAGTSAETFGYTSGSPVVTSDGTKTGSATVWVEYTDGGTGANGQLRAYDAAPSAGRMRLLFSAPIGHTAKFTVPATSGGRVYVGTRDGRLMAFGFPAGAALHGSPVAFGDVPAGSGSKSLNLTVTASQPVTVTGVTTTPGGPFTAAASGLPKSLAGKGTYTVPVTFTPSAAGPASDVVTFTTNLGSFGFSLTGYGTRPGLTAFPSSLDFGQVATNTTRTLGVSFTNTGTSPETVTATSPPSAPFSAPGLAATNGVTVQPKQSVTVDVGYAPTAASAGDTGSLSVTGPNGTATVALTGSAVTGSPHLTITPAASAYGSVPVGTSKNLIFDISNTGNIPLTVTKAAPPAAPFLTSNPISEGQVLAPGETVHQGVTFSPTATGDFTGVYQITGNDGQGPQNETLTGTGTAPGGQITVPDPTAGGWRLNGTAQISGTDLDLTQAQNNQAGAAVFPVPVLTDGLRASFTSVIGGGTGADGITFAFLDPARATPASVGGPGRELGFAPLPGVGVALDTFQAPTNPGNNFVGITTGATANGLTWAATSTAVPSLRSGPHQVTVAVVKQTVTVAVDGKQVLSKAVASLPPTAYLAFTGGTGGRNDIHTVRGTTITARSYAVPPPGPNGWVRNGSATMSGTTLVLTQASTGQAGSAFQSAPVPSGGLSAGFTATIGGGTGGDGLTFAMLDASRSGPNALGAGGAGLGWLGLPGVAVALDTVQNTNNPSNNFAAVTVTASNGHLVWASTSTAIANLRAGPVSVTVKVSGGKVLVSVGGKQVMSVAVPVPPNVLVGFTGGTGARTDKHAVSGVTITY from the coding sequence ATGGCGAAGGAGCGTAGGGCTGCTTATCTGGTCAGACTTCTGACGTTCTGTCTGGTGATCGCAGGCGGAGCGCTCGCCCCGGTCCAGGTCAGCGCCGACGAGACCACCATGTCCCAGGACACCCTGCGGACCGGCTGGGACCAGGCCGAGCCCGGCCTCACGCCCGCGCAGGTGACCAGCTCGCAGTTCGGGCTGCAGTTCTCCACGGCGGTGGACGGGCAGGTCTACGCCCAGCCGCTGGTCGTCGGCGGCACCGTGGTCGCCGCGACCGAGAACGCCCGTGTCTACGGCATCGATGCCACCACCGGATCGGTCCACTGGAGCAAGTCCCTGGGCACCCCGTGGGCGGCGAGCAACATCGGTTGCGGTGACCTGGTCCCCAACTTCGGGGTGACCAGCACGCCCGTCTACGACCCCGCCACCAAGGCCGTCTACCTCACCAGCAAGGTCAACAGCCCGGACGGCAGCCACCCTGGCTACTTCCTGCACGCCCTCAACCCGACCACCGGAGCGGAGCGCAGCGGCTGGCCGGTGCGGATCCAGGGCGCGCCGACCAACGACCCGAGCCGCCCCTTCGACGCGTTCCACCAACTGCAGCGGCCGGGGCTGCTGCTGCTCGGCGGCAAGATCTACGCCGGCTTCGGCTCGCACTGCGACATCGGCCCGTACCGGGGCTTCGTGGCGAGTGTCGACACCGCCAGCCGTGCGGAGAAGCTCTGGGTCGACGAGAACTCCTCCACCAACGGCATGGGCGGCATCTGGCAGGGCGGCGGAGGCCTGGTCTCCGATGGGCCGGGCCGGATCCTGCTCGCCACCGGCAACGGCACGGGTCCGCCGGCCGGACCGGGCAACCGTCCGCCGGGCCAGCTCTCCGAGTCCGTGGTGCGGCTCGGCGTCAACAGCGACGGCTCGATGCACGCCCAGGACTTCTTCAGCCCGGCCAACGGGCCCAGCCTGGACCAGAACGACACCGACCTGGGCTCCGGCGGCCCGCTCGCCCTTCCCGCCGTCCCGTTCGGCGCCAGCACCGCCCACCCGCACCTGCTGGTCGAGGTCGGCAAGGACGGCCGGGTCTTCCTGCTCGACCGCGACCGCCTCGGCGGCCGCAAGCAGGGCCCCGGCGGCACCGACGCGATCCTCGGCGTCACCGGTCCGTTCCAGGGCGTCTGGGGTCACCCGGCCGCCTACGGCGGATCGGGCGGGCTCGTCTACTACACCGGCTCGCGCGGCCCGCTGCGCGCCCTCGCCTTCGGCCTGGACAGCAGCGGCAACCCGAAGCTGCACCCGGCCGGGACGAGTGCGGAGACCTTCGGCTACACCTCCGGCTCCCCGGTGGTGACCTCGGACGGCACCAAGACTGGCTCGGCCACCGTCTGGGTGGAGTACACCGATGGGGGCACCGGCGCCAACGGGCAGCTCCGCGCCTACGACGCCGCCCCGAGCGCGGGCAGGATGCGGCTGCTGTTCTCGGCCCCGATCGGCCACACCGCGAAGTTCACCGTCCCGGCCACCAGCGGTGGACGCGTCTACGTCGGCACCCGCGACGGCCGGCTGATGGCCTTCGGCTTCCCGGCCGGCGCCGCCCTGCACGGCAGCCCGGTAGCCTTCGGCGACGTGCCGGCCGGGAGCGGCTCGAAGTCCCTGAACCTCACCGTGACGGCCAGTCAGCCGGTCACTGTCACGGGCGTGACGACCACCCCGGGCGGGCCCTTCACCGCCGCCGCCTCCGGTCTGCCCAAGTCCCTGGCGGGCAAGGGGACCTACACCGTCCCCGTCACCTTCACCCCGTCTGCGGCAGGACCCGCCAGCGATGTGGTGACCTTCACCACCAACCTCGGCTCGTTCGGCTTCAGCCTCACCGGCTACGGCACCAGGCCGGGCCTCACCGCCTTCCCGAGCAGCCTCGACTTCGGCCAGGTGGCCACCAACACCACCCGGACCCTCGGGGTCAGCTTCACCAACACCGGCACCTCCCCGGAGACGGTCACTGCGACCAGCCCGCCCAGTGCCCCCTTCTCCGCCCCCGGACTGGCCGCCACCAACGGCGTCACGGTCCAGCCGAAGCAGTCGGTCACCGTCGACGTCGGCTACGCGCCGACGGCGGCCTCCGCCGGCGACACCGGCTCGCTCTCGGTGACCGGCCCCAACGGCACCGCGACGGTCGCGCTGACCGGCAGCGCCGTCACCGGTTCGCCGCATCTGACCATCACCCCGGCCGCCTCCGCCTACGGCTCCGTGCCGGTGGGCACCTCCAAGAACCTCATCTTCGACATCAGCAACACCGGCAACATCCCGCTGACCGTCACCAAGGCCGCACCGCCGGCCGCACCCTTCCTGACCAGCAACCCGATCAGCGAGGGCCAGGTCCTGGCCCCCGGTGAGACGGTCCACCAGGGCGTCACCTTCTCGCCCACCGCCACCGGAGACTTCACCGGCGTCTACCAGATCACCGGCAACGACGGACAGGGCCCGCAGAACGAGACCCTGACCGGCACCGGGACCGCCCCCGGCGGTCAGATCACCGTCCCCGACCCGACCGCGGGCGGCTGGCGGCTGAACGGGACGGCCCAGATCAGCGGCACCGACCTGGACCTGACGCAGGCTCAGAACAACCAGGCGGGTGCCGCGGTCTTCCCCGTCCCGGTGCTGACCGACGGGCTGCGCGCCTCCTTCACCTCGGTGATCGGCGGCGGCACCGGCGCCGACGGGATCACTTTCGCCTTCCTCGACCCGGCCAGGGCCACTCCGGCCTCCGTCGGCGGACCCGGCCGCGAGCTCGGCTTCGCCCCGCTGCCGGGCGTCGGCGTCGCGCTGGACACCTTCCAGGCGCCGACCAACCCGGGCAACAACTTCGTCGGCATCACCACCGGCGCCACCGCCAACGGCCTGACCTGGGCGGCCACCAGCACGGCCGTACCGAGCCTGCGCAGCGGTCCGCACCAGGTCACGGTGGCGGTGGTCAAGCAGACCGTCACGGTCGCGGTCGACGGAAAGCAGGTGCTGTCCAAGGCAGTGGCCTCGCTGCCGCCCACCGCCTACCTGGCCTTCACCGGCGGCACCGGCGGCCGCAACGACATCCACACCGTGCGCGGCACGACCATCACGGCCCGCTCCTACGCCGTCCCGCCGCCCGGCCCCAACGGGTGGGTCCGCAACGGCAGCGCCACCATGAGCGGCACCACCCTGGTCCTCACCCAGGCGAGCACCGGGCAGGCCGGATCGGCCTTCCAGTCCGCCCCGGTCCCCTCCGGCGGACTCTCGGCCGGCTTCACCGCCACCATCGGCGGCGGCACCGGCGGCGACGGACTCACCTTCGCGATGCTCGACGCGAGCAGGAGCGGGCCGAACGCACTGGGCGCCGGCGGCGCCGGCCTGGGCTGGCTCGGCCTGCCCGGCGTCGCCGTGGCGCTGGACACCGTCCAGAACACGAACAACCCGTCCAACAACTTCGCCGCCGTGACCGTCACCGCCAGCAACGGCCACCTGGTCTGGGCCTCGACCTCGACCGCCATCGCGAACCTGCGGGCCGGACCGGTCTCGGTCACCGTGAAGGTCTCCGGCGGCAAGGTGCTGGTCTCCGTCGGAGGCAAGCAGGTGATGAGCGTGGCGGTCCCGGTGCCGCCCAACGTCCTGGTCGGCTTCACCGGAGGGACCGGTGCCAGGACCGACAAGCACGCCGTCAGCGGCGTTACGATCACATACTGA